Proteins encoded together in one Miscanthus floridulus cultivar M001 chromosome 16, ASM1932011v1, whole genome shotgun sequence window:
- the LOC136510380 gene encoding uncharacterized protein: protein MDSAKAFYEEESDDGEFKLEACWKVLRDQPKYNEDLNGSHKRKYSEAETIDLRASADAVTDMQRPIGCKKAKEELNRKGKGKVSSSIMDEIGKLIEGKQKSKEDRMEILDRHQQIAADKKESARLTHLAAQENKEAKLLEKEGKKHDKESKLLETYRALLMTDTSQMHEDMRTEHMLALKGMREMIFPHRASGQ, encoded by the coding sequence ATGGACAGTGCCAAGGCTTTCTATGAGGAAGAGTCTGATGATGGTGAGTTTAAACTTGAAGCTTGTTGGAAGGTTCTTCGAGATCAACCAAAGTACAATGAGGACCTTAATGGATCTCACAAAAGAAAGTATTCTGAGGCAGAAACTATTGACCTGAGAGCCTCTGCTGATGCGGTCACTGATATGCAGCGTCCAATTGGGTGTAAGAAAGCTAAGGAGGAACTCAACAGGAAGGGAAAGGGGAAGGTTTCTTCATCAATTATGGATGAGATTGGCAAACTAATAGAAGGTAAACAGAAATCTAAGGAAGATCGCATGGAGATACTGGACAGACACCAACAAATTGCCGCTGACAAGAAGGAATCAGCAAGGCTGACCCACCTTGCAGCCCAAGAGAATAAGGAGGCAAAACTACtggaaaaagaaggaaaaaagcaTGATAAGGAATCCAAATTGTTGGAGACATATAGAGCCCTTCTGATGACTGACACAAGTCAGATGCATGAGGACATGAGAACTGAGCATATGTTAGCTCTTAAGGGtatgagggagatgatttttcccCACCGTGCTTCTGGACAGTAG